A window of Microbispora hainanensis genomic DNA:
ATGCGGTGACCGTCGCCGCGCACCCGGAACATCCCGCGGCGCACGAGGACGATGCCGTACGACCCGCCCTCCTCGGGCGTCGACCAGGTGTGATGCCGGGCCGTGCAGGAGACCACGTGGACGGAGAAATCCGGCGTATCGATGACTGACCTCGATGTCCGCACCGGTCCACTGTACGGATCCCCGCACGGGCAAAAATGTTCAAGACCCCGGGGCCCGCGATCGCGGAGCCTGAGGGCCATGTCGAGATTGACGAGGCCACGGCCGTGGGTGGTGCTCACCGTGCTTCTGGCCGGGCAGATGATGGCGTCGATGGACGGCTCGATCGTCACGGTCGCGCTGCCGTCGATACAGCACGATCTGCGGGTCGATGACGCCGTCCTGCAACTGGTCCCGTCGGCGTACCTGCTCACGCTCGGGGTGCTCAACGTGACCGGCGCCCGTACGGGGGATCTGATCGGCCATCGGCGGGCCTTCCTCGGCGGACTGGCGGCCTTCACACTGGCGTCGCTGCTGTGCGGGCTCGCACCGGCGGCGCCGGTGCTGGTGGCGGCCCGGGTGGCCCAGGCCGTGGCGGCCGCGCTGATGGTGCCGCAGGTCTTCTCGCTGATCCAGCTTCGCTTCGACGGCTCCGCCCGCAAACGGGCCATCGGCGTCTACTCGATGGTGCTGGCCCTGGGCGTCGCCCTCGGTCAGGTGATCGGCGGCCTGGTGGTCGGGGCCGACCTGCTCGGGCTGACCTGGCGGCCGGTCTTCCTGGTCAACGTCCCGGTGGGGGCCGTGCTGATGGTCGTGGGGCTGCGCGCGCTCCCGGAGAGCGCGCCGGTGGCCCGCAGGCTCGACCTGGGCGGGGTCGCGCTGCTCACCGCGGCGATGTCGGCGGTGATCGTCCCGCTGATCTTCGGCAGGCAGTACGGCTGGCCGGAGTGGGCCTGGGCCTCGCTGCTCGCCGGCCTGCTCCTGCTGGTGGTCCTCGTGAGGTTCGAGGGCCGGGTCGTCCGCCGGGGCGGCCTGCCGCTTCTCGATCTCTCTGTCCTGCGGCCTGCGGGGGTGGGAGCCGCGCTCGCCACCTGTGTCGCGGTGATGGGCTGTTACACCGCGTTCCTGTTCGTGCTGACCCTGCATCTCCAGAACGAGCTCGGGTTCGGCCCGCTCGCCGCCGGGCTCGCCTTCGTGCCGTACGCGATCGGGTTCGCCACGCTGAGCCTGACCTGGGCCCGGCTGCCCGAGGGGGCGCAGTCGGTCCTTCCGGTCGCCGGGCCGGCCGTCTTCGCCGCGGGCGCCCTGACAGTGGCCGCGCTGCCCGGTGACGAGTGGCCCCCGGCGCTCATGATCCCGGTGTTGTTCCTGGCCGGCGCGGGGCACGCGGCCGGTTACAGCCCGCTGGTGGCACGGGTGGCCGCCATCGTGGGCCCGGAGCGCGCATCGGCGTTGTCGGCGTTGAACTCGACCGGGCCCGTGCTGGCCGGCGTCAGCGCCGTCGCCGGGCTCGGCAGCCTCTATCTCAGCACCGGCCTCGGCTTCGCCTTGGTGGCCGTCGCCGCGCTGCTCGCGGCCGGGGCGTTGAGCGCCGCCGCCGCGCGTGCGACGTGGCGGAGCGGCTCCCATGCCCCCGAACGCGCGGCGCGGACACCGGGCGGCTGATCGGCCGCGGCGGGCCGTCCCGTCAGTCGAACGACAACTCGGTCGTACGGCGGGGCATGAGCAGCAGCGCGGCGACGCTGAGCACGGCCACGACGACGAGCGCGATGAAGATGTGGTGGACCGCGTCGTACAACGCGCCCCGGACGAAGGTCGCGGCGGCGGAGTGGGCCGCCGCGCCCTGGGCCTTCAGCACCAGGCTCGTGGCGTCGAGGCTGTCCGGCAGGTGTCCCGCGACGTCGGCGGGCGGGTGGGCGAAGCGGTCCGACAGCGTCGAGTTGGCGATGGCGCCGAGCACGGCGGCCCCGACCGTGCTGCCGAGCGAGCGGCAGAACATGTTGGTGGCGGTGACCACGCCGCGGCGTTCCCAGCCGACGACCGACTGCACGGCGACCATCGTGGGGCTGGCCGACAGGCCGAGGCCGACGCCGACGACGAAGCAGGCGGCCGCGACCTGCCAGATCATGGCGTTCTGGCCGAGCAGCGCGCACAGCACGGAGCCGGCCACCACCACGACGATGCCGATCAGCGCGGTGTCGCGGAACCCGATGCGCATGTAGAAGCGGCCGGAGAACGTCGCCGCGAGGGGCCAGCCGACGGTGAGCGCGGCGAGGGCGAAGCCCGCCACCAGCGCGCCGGTGCCCAGCACGCCCTGCGCGTACGTCGGGACGTACGAGGTGAGCCCGATCGTGAGGGCGCCGATGCCGAGGGAGGTCAGGTTGCCGCCGGTCAGCGTGCGGCGGCGGAACACCCACAGGGGCAGCACCGGCTCGGCCGCGCGGCGCTCCACGAGCACGAAGGCGGCGATCAGGAGGAGGCCCGCCGCGAAGATCAGCAGACTGGGCGCCGAGTCCCAGTCCCAGGAGACGCCGCCCTCCAGCAGGCCGAGGATGAGCAGGGAGGAGCCGCCGGTGAGCAGCACGGCGCCGGTGTAGTCGATCCGGTGGGAGCCCCGCTTCACCTGCTCCTTGAAGCGCCGGGCGAGCATCCAGGTGGCCAGGGCGCCGAGCGGCAGGT
This region includes:
- a CDS encoding MFS transporter; the encoded protein is MSRLTRPRPWVVLTVLLAGQMMASMDGSIVTVALPSIQHDLRVDDAVLQLVPSAYLLTLGVLNVTGARTGDLIGHRRAFLGGLAAFTLASLLCGLAPAAPVLVAARVAQAVAAALMVPQVFSLIQLRFDGSARKRAIGVYSMVLALGVALGQVIGGLVVGADLLGLTWRPVFLVNVPVGAVLMVVGLRALPESAPVARRLDLGGVALLTAAMSAVIVPLIFGRQYGWPEWAWASLLAGLLLLVVLVRFEGRVVRRGGLPLLDLSVLRPAGVGAALATCVAVMGCYTAFLFVLTLHLQNELGFGPLAAGLAFVPYAIGFATLSLTWARLPEGAQSVLPVAGPAVFAAGALTVAALPGDEWPPALMIPVLFLAGAGHAAGYSPLVARVAAIVGPERASALSALNSTGPVLAGVSAVAGLGSLYLSTGLGFALVAVAALLAAGALSAAAARATWRSGSHAPERAARTPGG
- a CDS encoding MDR family MFS transporter; amino-acid sequence: MTTKSTTTTASKGIGLRSERGPVLAAIMLCTALVALDSTIIATAVPSVVTDLGGFSQFPWLFSIYLLTQAVTVPIYGKLADVFGRKPVMFFGIGAFLLGSVLCGVAWSMPALIAFRAIQGIGAGAVQPISMTMAGDLYTVEERARVQGYLASVWGISAVVGPTLGGVFSEYVSWRWIFFINLPLGALATWMLARRFKEQVKRGSHRIDYTGAVLLTGGSSLLILGLLEGGVSWDWDSAPSLLIFAAGLLLIAAFVLVERRAAEPVLPLWVFRRRTLTGGNLTSLGIGALTIGLTSYVPTYAQGVLGTGALVAGFALAALTVGWPLAATFSGRFYMRIGFRDTALIGIVVVVAGSVLCALLGQNAMIWQVAAACFVVGVGLGLSASPTMVAVQSVVGWERRGVVTATNMFCRSLGSTVGAAVLGAIANSTLSDRFAHPPADVAGHLPDSLDATSLVLKAQGAAAHSAAATFVRGALYDAVHHIFIALVVVAVLSVAALLLMPRRTTELSFD